From Primulina huaijiensis isolate GDHJ02 chromosome 15, ASM1229523v2, whole genome shotgun sequence, one genomic window encodes:
- the LOC140958830 gene encoding uncharacterized protein encodes MVSTRRSGSLPSNNKRSSSGSDDNNKPSSPKRQKGESSSKKNNSTNDDNWKVAELEPAGNPREISSTDPAERQAATVPAMSVSVSTHVVAEGAVAAVADKPRSSFTSWKQHLGFETTTPWCRLLTQSSLNPTVSMYTTNFLVGSSKQANLLIRDQTISAILCSIRLTQRDDKPVAVLESRGSKACVLVNGKTIKKNSSCDLNSGDEVVFGFLGTHAYIFQRLPYEHIIKRPSPDVQANVGKLIHVERRAGDASAVAGASILASLSNPRQDLSRLKPASQASGKNYRVSEPPSSPTVNEDELDGQEVNSATNLGSEAAVDVVAANKFDDSIEPGLEDERDWVRDPILASVSGMCTRTSAFRESIIASILRGRQLEVTFDNFPYYLCENTKNVLVAASYIHLKHKDQVKFTSELPTLNPRILLSGPAGSNIYQEMLSKALAHFFGAKLLIFDSHLFLGGSSKDAETLKEGVNAEKVCNTSNEVSRSTVFGKDIGLTSGEAYITNSLSSPLGSDSLKMETDAIPNSVNAAKNSTIKLGDRVKFIGVPTGGVYSNSTRGPTPGMRGKVLLSFEDNPLSKIGVRFDRLVADGVDFGGLCDNDHGFFCHANELRLDTSGIEDMDKLFINTMFETVFEESRDSPFILFMKDAEKSMAGSSESYAIFKNKLEKLPDNVVVIGTHIQPDNSKEKSQPGGLLFTKFGSHQTALLDLTFPDSFGRLNDRAKDVTKATKLLSKLFPNKVTIHLPQDEDHLVSWKRQLDQDSETLKVKANLYNLRTVLNRNGLGCDGLETLSIEDQSLTNESAEKVVGWALSYHLMTNPKAEADARLVLSTESIQYGIGILQSIMNEVKNLKKSLKDVVTENEFEKRLLADVIPPSDIGVTFDDIGALENVKDTLKELVMLPLQRPELFCKGQLTKPCKGILLFGPPGTGKTMLAKAVATEAGANFINISMSSITSKWFGEGEKYVKAVFSLASKIAPSVIFVDEVDSMLGRRENPGEHEAMRKMKNEFMVNWDGLRTKDTERVLVLAATNRPFDLDEAVIRRLPRRLMVNLPDAANRAKILRVILAKEDLSADMDLDSVASMTDGYSGSDLKNLCVTAAHRPIREILEKEKKEQAAALAEGRIPPALSGSADIRPLNIDDFRFAHERVCASVSSESINMTELHQWNELYGEGGSRRKKSLSYFM; translated from the exons ATGGTGTCGACCCGGCGAAGTGGATCTCTGCCGTCGAATAACAAGAGATCATCTTCAGGGTCCGACGATAACAACAAGCCTTCTTCTCCGAAACGTCAGAAG GGTGAGAGCagcagtaaaaaaaataatagtacgAATGATGATAATTGGAAGGTAGCAGAGTTGGAGCCGGCCGGGAATCCTAGGGAAATAAGCTCCACTGATCCGGCCGAACGCCAGGCGGCCACCGTTCCAGCTATGTCCGTCTCGGTTTCCACTCATGTGGTTGCTGAAG GAGCTGTGGCAGCTGTAGCGGATAAGCCGAGGAGCTCGTTCACTTCGTGGAAGCAACATCTAGGTTTCGAAACAACCACGCCTTGGTGCCGCCTTCTCACCCAATCCTCTCTG AACCCAACCGTTTCCATGTACACAACCAATTTCTTAGTTGGCTCAAGCAAACAGGCGAATCTGTTGATCCGTGATCAAACCATCAGTGCAATCTTGTGTTCAATAAGACTCACCCAG CGTGATGATAAACCTGTTGCGGTACTTGAGAGTCGGGGAAGCAAAGCATGTGTGCTAGTGAATGGTAAAACAATCAAGAAAAATTCTAGTTGTGATCTCAATTCAGGGGATGAAGTGGTTTTCGGCTTTCTTGGAACCCATGCATAT ATTTTCCAGCGGCTACCTTATGAACACATAATCAAGAGGCCCTCACCAGATGTTCAGGCTAATGTAGGAAAGCTGATTCATGTTGAAAGACGAGCAGGAGATGCATCTGCTGTGGCTGGTGCTTCAATTTTGGCATCCCTTTCTAACCCGCGGCAAGATTTATCACGGCTTAAGCCTGCATCTCAGGCCAGTGGTAAAAATTACAGAGTGAGTGAACCACCTTCCTCCCCCACTGTTAATGAGGATGAGCTTGATGGCCAAGAAGTTAACTCAGCTACAAACTTAGGGAGTGAAGCAGCTGTTGATGTTGTCGCTGCCAACAAGTTTGATGACAGTATAGAACCTGGCTTAGAG GATGAAAGAGACTGGGTTAGGGATCCGATTCTGGCATCAGTATCTGGCATGTGCACACGAACTTCAGCATTTAGAGAAAGCATAATTGCATCGATTCTACGTGGGAGACAGCTAGAAGTTACATTTGATAATTTCCCATACTATTTGTG TGAGAATACAAAAAATGTTCTAGTTGCGGCTTCGTATATACACCTGAAGCACAAGGATCAAGTTAAATTTACATCCGAGCTTCCTACTCTGAATCCGAGAATTTTGCTTTCTGGTCCTGCAG GGTCTAATATCTACCAAGAAATGTTGTCAAAGGCGTTAGCTCATTTTTTTGGGGCTAAATTGCTGATCTTTGACAGCCATTTATTTTTGGGA GGTTCTTCCAAGGATGCTGAGACTCTGAAAGAGGGAGTCAATGCAGAAAAAGTGTGCAATACGAGCAACGAAGTTTCTAGATCTACTGTGTTTGGTAAAGACATTGGACTTACATCTGGGGAAGCATACATCACTAATTCACTGAGTTCTCCACTTGGCTCTGACTCGTTGAAAATGGAAACTGATGCCATACCCAATTCAGTGAATGCTGCTAAGAACTCTACTATCAAATTAG GCGACAGAGTTAAATTCATTGGTGTACCGACTGGTGGAGTATATTCAAATTCTACTAG GGGACCAACTCCTGGAATGCGAGGGAAGGTTCTCTTGTCTTTTGAAGATAACCCTCTGTCAAAAATTGGTGTAAGATTTGACAGACTCGTTGCAGATGGGGTTGATTTTGGAGGTCTTTGTGATAATGATCATGGATTCTTCTGCCATG CCAATGAACTTCGCTTGGATACCTCTGGCATTGAGGATATGGACAAGTTATTTATTAACACTATGTTTGAG ACTGTATTTGAAGAGAGCAGGGATTCCCCTTTCATTTTGTTTATGAAAGATGCGGAGAAGTCCATGGCAGGAAGTTCAGAATCATATGCTATTTTTAAGAACAAGCTTGAGAAGCTCCCCGATAATGTTGTAGTTATCGGAACACACATTCAACCTGACAATTCTAAGGAAAAG TCTCAACCTGGCGGTTTGCTTTTCACGAAGTTCGGCAGCCACCAGACTGCGTTGCTTGACTTGACTTTCCCT GATAGTTTTGGGAGGCTGAATGATAGAGCTAAGGATGTTACCAAGGCAACTAAGCTTTTGTCCAAACTATTTCCTAATAAAGTAACAATTCACTTGCCTCAG GATGAAGATCATCTGGTTAGTTGGAAGCGTCAATTAGATCAAGATTCTGAAACCCTGAAAGTGAAAGCAAATTTGTATAATTTACGAACT GTCCTAAACCGTAATGGTTTGGGGTGTGATGGATTAGAAACTTTAAGCATCGAAGATCAATCACTTACAAATGAGA GTGCGGAAAAGGTTGTTGGATGGGCTTTAAGCTATCATTTGATGACGAACCCTAAAGCTGAAGCAGATGCTAGACTTGTTTTATCTACAGAGAG CATTCAATATGGCATTGGAATTTTACAATCCATAATGAATGAAGTCAAGAATCTAAAGAAGTCCCTCAAG GATGTTGTCACTGAAAATGAATTCGAGAAGAGGCTTCTAGCAGATGTAATCCCACCCAGTGATATTGGAGTGACATTTGATGATATAGGAGCACTGGAAAATGTGAAAGACACGTTGAAGGAGTTGGTGATGCTTCCTTTACAGAGGCCAGAACTTTTCTGCAAGGGTCAACTCACCAAG CCTTGCAAGGGTATACTTTTATTTGGGCCCCCTGGAACAGGAAAAACCATGCTTGCTAAAGCTGTGGCCACTGAAGCTGGTGCTAACTTCATTAACATTTCAATGTCCAGCATAACGTCAAAG TGGTTTGGTGAGGGTGAGAAATATGTCAAGGCTGTCTTCTCACTGGCCAGCAAAATCGCTCCAAGTGTTATATTTGTTGATGAA GTAGATAGCATGCTGGGGCGAAGGGAAAACCCTGGAGAGCACGAAGCCATGCGTAAAATGAAAAATGAGTTCATGGTGAATTGGGATGGGCTGCGAACAAAAGACACAGAGCGTGTTTTGGTACTTGCTGCAACAAACAGGCCTTTTGACCTAGATGAAGCTGTAATAAGGCGGCTGCCACGTAG ATTGATGGTCAACTTACCAGATGCTGCTAATAGAGCAAAAATCCTAAGAGTGATACTAGCTAAAGAGGACTTGTCTGCTGACATGGATTTGGATTCAGTAGCAAGTATGACAGATGGTTATTCTGGAAGTGATCTGAAG AATTTGTGTGTCACAGCTGCACATCGCCCAATTAGAGAGATTTTGGAAAAAGAGAAAAAG GAGCAAGCCGCTGCTCTTGCTGAAGGGAGGATTCCACCAGCTTTAAGTGGGAGTGCTGATATTCGCCCCCTAAATATAGATGACTTCAGATTTGCTCACGAAAGG GTCTGTGCAAGTGTTTCGTCGGAGTCGATAAACATGACAGAGCTTCATCAGTGGAATGAACTTTATGGTGAAGGAGGCTCGAGACGGAAGAAATCCCTCAGCTACTTCATGTAA